A section of the Microbacterium sp. MM2322 genome encodes:
- a CDS encoding Pls/PosA family non-ribosomal peptide synthetase produces the protein MHDVFDRSSEAPEPRTLIDILRATAARHPESSALEDAAGALSYAEVLAEVVRRASRLRAAGVRRGDRVGVRMPSGSRELYLSILAVLAAGAAYVPVDADDPQERADLVFGEARVRGVVGLDGRFVASDGDPVGEPGAEEPPRPEDDAWIIFTSGSTGVPKGVAVSHRSAAAFVDAEARLFLQHAPLGPGDRVLAGLSVAFDASCEEMWLAWRHGACLVPAPRALVRSGEDLGPWLVGHGITVVSTVPTLAALWPQDTVENVRLLIFGGEACPPELVARLVGEGRELWNTYGPTEATVVACAALLGGEGPVRIGLPLDGWSLAVVDADGMPVAPGAVGELIIGGVGLARYLDPAKDAEKYAAMPTLGWERAYRSGDMVRADPEGLVFQGRVDDQVKIGGRRIELGEVEAALQDLDLIAGAAVVVQKTDSGAAVLVGYVVPRDGFDRVAARAQLAEALPAPLIPLLAEVPDLPVRTSGKVDKAALPWPLEDTGAADSHLSGTAAWLAEQWFAVLGARPGDEDADFFQLGGGSLAAAQLVSRIRSRAPEFTMADVYDRPKLRRMADAVDDASDDGADAGGHSSARPTPRRMQLLQTLLGFPLFVLSGARWITWLLTASVLLQLGPGFDFLPETSPVAVILLLLVFATPFGRMAISAAAARLLLAGVRAGDYPRGGGVHLRLWLAEQIAHQIDPVGLAGAPWVVYYARALGAKIGTNVDLHTLPPVTGMLHIGAGAAIEPEVDLAGHWIDGDTVRIGSIRIGAGATVGARSTLAPGTKIGRGAEVAPGSAVFGRVRAGQRWAGSPAARIGGTSTPFAPSPPPPGRRWLWAYGVSSAFLGALPFLAFAAGGAVVTAGAREADTIAEAVPPLLAMLVPGVLTAGVLFAGAVVLVVRLLSLGMTPGVHPVRSRVAWQAWTTERILDSARVLLFPLYSSLFTPVWLRMLGAKVGREVEASTVLLIPAMTTIDDGAFLADDTMVGTYELNRGWMRLGPARIGKRAFLGNSGLAAGGHRVPKDGLIAVLSVAPEKAKAGSSWLGSPAVRLRRVVNEADLERTYRPHPRLRVARTLWELLRFVPVVVTCALGLAVLLVFAAIVEVAGLGVALAASGAVLLAAGAVAAGITTVAKWVLVGPIRPGEHPLWSSFVWRTEVADTFTEMVAAPWFASPASGTPALAVWLRTLGTKIGRGVWTDSYWFPEPDLVTLGDGATVGRGCVVQTHLFHDRVMSIDTVTLEPGATLGPHSVVLPAATIAADATVGPASLVMRGETVPAGSRWSGNPIGPWRAVKVRAYQDAEG, from the coding sequence GTGCACGATGTTTTCGACCGATCGAGCGAGGCTCCCGAGCCCCGCACACTGATCGACATCCTCCGGGCGACCGCGGCGCGGCATCCCGAGTCGTCCGCCCTCGAGGACGCCGCCGGTGCGCTCAGCTACGCCGAGGTCCTCGCCGAGGTCGTCCGTCGCGCGTCGCGCTTGCGTGCCGCCGGAGTCCGTCGCGGCGATCGCGTCGGAGTGCGGATGCCGTCGGGATCGCGCGAGCTGTACCTGTCGATCCTCGCGGTGCTCGCCGCGGGCGCCGCGTACGTCCCCGTCGACGCGGACGACCCGCAGGAGCGCGCCGACCTCGTGTTCGGCGAGGCGCGCGTCCGCGGCGTGGTGGGTCTCGACGGACGTTTCGTCGCCTCGGACGGTGACCCGGTCGGGGAACCCGGCGCGGAGGAGCCGCCGCGGCCCGAAGACGACGCGTGGATCATCTTCACCTCGGGCTCGACGGGAGTGCCCAAGGGCGTCGCGGTGAGCCACCGCTCGGCGGCCGCGTTCGTCGACGCCGAGGCGCGCCTGTTCCTGCAGCACGCGCCGCTCGGACCGGGCGATCGGGTGCTCGCGGGGCTGTCGGTCGCCTTCGACGCCTCGTGCGAGGAGATGTGGCTCGCGTGGCGCCACGGCGCCTGCCTCGTCCCCGCGCCGCGCGCGCTCGTCCGCTCGGGGGAGGACCTCGGGCCGTGGCTGGTGGGGCACGGCATCACGGTCGTCTCGACCGTGCCCACGCTCGCGGCGCTCTGGCCGCAGGACACGGTCGAGAACGTTCGCCTCCTGATCTTCGGCGGCGAGGCGTGCCCGCCCGAACTGGTCGCGCGGCTCGTCGGCGAGGGACGCGAACTCTGGAACACCTACGGACCCACCGAAGCGACCGTCGTCGCGTGCGCGGCGCTCCTCGGCGGCGAGGGGCCGGTCCGCATCGGGCTGCCCCTCGACGGCTGGTCGCTGGCGGTCGTCGATGCCGACGGGATGCCGGTGGCTCCCGGTGCGGTCGGCGAGCTCATCATCGGCGGGGTCGGGCTCGCGCGCTACCTCGACCCGGCCAAGGACGCCGAGAAGTACGCCGCCATGCCCACCCTCGGCTGGGAGCGGGCGTACCGCTCCGGCGACATGGTGCGGGCGGACCCCGAGGGCCTCGTCTTCCAGGGGCGCGTCGACGATCAGGTGAAGATCGGCGGGAGGCGCATCGAGCTCGGCGAGGTCGAGGCGGCCCTGCAGGACCTCGACCTCATCGCCGGCGCCGCCGTGGTCGTGCAGAAGACCGACTCGGGGGCGGCCGTCCTCGTCGGCTACGTCGTGCCGCGCGACGGGTTCGACCGGGTCGCCGCGCGCGCCCAGCTCGCCGAGGCGTTGCCGGCACCCCTCATCCCGCTCCTCGCCGAGGTGCCCGACCTGCCGGTCCGCACCTCGGGCAAGGTCGACAAAGCCGCCCTGCCGTGGCCGCTCGAGGACACCGGCGCAGCCGACTCGCACCTCTCCGGCACGGCGGCCTGGCTCGCCGAGCAGTGGTTCGCCGTCCTCGGTGCGCGCCCGGGCGACGAGGATGCCGACTTCTTCCAGCTCGGCGGCGGATCGCTCGCCGCCGCGCAGCTCGTGTCGCGGATCCGCTCGCGCGCACCCGAGTTCACGATGGCCGACGTGTACGACCGGCCGAAGCTCCGGCGCATGGCCGACGCCGTCGACGACGCCTCCGACGACGGGGCGGATGCCGGAGGTCACAGCTCCGCCCGGCCCACCCCGCGTCGCATGCAGCTGCTGCAGACGCTTCTCGGCTTCCCCCTGTTCGTGTTGAGCGGGGCGCGCTGGATCACCTGGTTGCTGACCGCCAGCGTCTTGCTGCAGCTCGGCCCGGGCTTCGACTTCCTCCCCGAGACCTCGCCGGTCGCCGTCATCCTCCTGCTCCTCGTGTTCGCGACTCCGTTCGGGCGGATGGCGATCTCGGCCGCCGCCGCGCGGCTGCTGCTCGCCGGGGTCCGAGCGGGGGACTACCCGCGCGGCGGCGGCGTGCACCTGCGGCTGTGGCTCGCGGAGCAGATCGCGCACCAGATCGATCCGGTCGGCCTCGCGGGGGCACCCTGGGTCGTCTACTACGCCCGCGCGCTGGGCGCGAAGATCGGCACGAACGTCGACCTCCACACCCTGCCGCCGGTGACCGGCATGCTCCACATCGGTGCCGGCGCCGCGATCGAACCCGAGGTCGACCTGGCCGGGCACTGGATCGACGGCGACACGGTCCGCATCGGATCGATCCGCATCGGCGCCGGCGCCACGGTCGGCGCCCGCAGCACGCTCGCGCCGGGCACGAAGATCGGGCGCGGCGCCGAGGTCGCCCCCGGCTCGGCCGTGTTCGGCCGGGTCCGCGCCGGCCAGCGATGGGCCGGCTCGCCGGCCGCGCGCATCGGCGGCACGTCGACGCCGTTCGCCCCCTCCCCGCCTCCGCCCGGGCGCCGGTGGCTCTGGGCGTACGGCGTGTCCTCGGCGTTCCTGGGCGCTCTCCCGTTCCTCGCGTTCGCCGCGGGTGGCGCCGTCGTCACGGCGGGCGCCCGCGAGGCCGACACGATCGCTGAAGCCGTGCCGCCGCTGCTGGCGATGCTCGTGCCCGGCGTCCTCACGGCGGGCGTGCTGTTCGCCGGCGCCGTCGTGCTCGTCGTGCGGCTCCTCTCGCTCGGGATGACCCCGGGCGTCCACCCCGTCCGCAGTCGCGTCGCTTGGCAGGCGTGGACCACCGAGCGCATCCTCGACTCGGCGCGGGTTCTCCTCTTCCCGCTCTACTCGAGCCTCTTCACACCCGTCTGGCTCCGGATGCTGGGCGCCAAGGTCGGGCGGGAGGTCGAGGCATCCACTGTTCTCCTCATCCCCGCGATGACGACGATCGACGACGGAGCCTTCCTCGCCGACGACACGATGGTCGGCACCTACGAGCTGAACCGGGGGTGGATGCGGCTGGGTCCGGCCCGCATCGGCAAGCGCGCGTTCCTCGGCAACTCGGGGCTCGCGGCGGGAGGCCACCGGGTGCCGAAGGACGGTCTCATCGCCGTCCTGTCCGTCGCGCCCGAGAAGGCGAAGGCCGGCTCGTCGTGGCTGGGGTCACCGGCCGTGCGTCTGCGCCGCGTGGTCAACGAGGCGGACCTCGAACGAACGTATCGACCGCACCCGCGGCTGCGTGTCGCCCGGACGCTCTGGGAGCTCCTCCGCTTCGTGCCCGTCGTCGTCACGTGTGCGCTCGGCCTCGCGGTGCTGCTCGTGTTCGCAGCCATCGTCGAGGTCGCGGGCCTCGGCGTCGCGCTGGCGGCGTCGGGGGCCGTGCTCCTCGCGGCAGGCGCGGTCGCGGCGGGCATCACCACCGTGGCGAAGTGGGTGCTGGTCGGGCCGATCCGCCCGGGGGAGCACCCCCTCTGGTCGAGTTTCGTGTGGCGGACCGAGGTCGCCGACACCTTCACCGAGATGGTCGCCGCCCCCTGGTTCGCCTCGCCGGCGTCGGGGACCCCGGCGCTCGCCGTGTGGCTCCGGACCCTCGGGACGAAGATCGGCCGCGGCGTCTGGACCGACAGCTACTGGTTCCCAGAACCCGACCTCGTCACCCTCGGCGACGGCGCGACGGTCGGCCGCGGATGTGTGGTTCAGACGCATCTGTTCCATGATCGTGTGATGAGCATCGACACCGTGACCCTCGAACCGGGGGCGACCCTCGGGCCGCACTCGGTGGTCCTGCCCGCGGCCACGATCGCCGCGGACGCGACGGTGGGCCCGGCATCCCTCGTCATGCGCGGCGAGACCGTGCCCGCCGGAAGCCGCTGGAGCGGCAACCCCATCGGACCGTGGCGTGCGGTCAAGGTCCGCGCGTACCAGGACGCGGAAGGATGA
- a CDS encoding tripartite tricarboxylate transporter permease — MDVLTLLGQGFAGALTPANLLWVLIGCLLGTAVGVLPGLGSSMAVALLLPVTFSLDPTAAFIMFAGVYFGGLFGDSTMGILMNTPGQASAIASTFEGHKMALNGRAAQALATAAIGAFIGGMVASVVVVFVAPALADFSSRFGPAEFFALAVFAFAATSSVVADSAVKGLTSLLIGLGIAVIGIDGVSGAPRFTMDSPNLFDGISLVTVTVAILALGEVIYVACLERHMKDKALIKPTGRPWLSRRELREAAPAWLRGTAIGLPFGVVPAGGSEIPTFLAYGLEKRLDKRRKNPMFGKGAIRGLAAPEAAGNSTTGMAMGALLALGLPISATAAIMLAAFRQYGLQPGPLLFDRAPDLVWSLLASFFIAMVVLLILNLPFAMVWAKLLLIPRPYLYAGITVFCGLGIYATSGSTFDLVMLLAIGLLGFLMRALDFPLAPLIIGMVLGPLAETSLRDAAMSANGDFSVLVQGPISITLYALLALVLVFSVRSKVVARKREKAATKELVGA, encoded by the coding sequence ATGGACGTCCTGACACTTCTCGGCCAAGGCTTCGCCGGCGCCCTCACTCCCGCGAACCTGCTGTGGGTCCTGATCGGATGCCTCCTCGGCACCGCCGTCGGCGTCCTCCCCGGCCTCGGGTCGTCCATGGCCGTCGCGCTGCTGCTGCCGGTCACCTTCTCGCTCGACCCGACCGCCGCATTCATCATGTTCGCCGGCGTCTACTTCGGTGGCCTGTTCGGGGACTCGACGATGGGCATCCTGATGAACACGCCGGGGCAGGCATCCGCCATCGCCTCGACGTTCGAGGGCCACAAGATGGCGCTGAACGGTCGGGCCGCCCAGGCTCTCGCCACGGCCGCCATCGGTGCGTTCATCGGTGGCATGGTGGCCTCGGTCGTCGTCGTGTTCGTCGCTCCGGCCCTCGCCGACTTCTCGAGCCGCTTCGGTCCCGCCGAGTTCTTCGCCCTCGCCGTCTTCGCCTTCGCGGCAACCTCCTCGGTGGTCGCCGACAGCGCCGTCAAAGGGCTCACGTCGCTCCTCATCGGCCTCGGTATCGCGGTCATCGGCATCGACGGCGTCTCAGGCGCTCCCCGCTTCACGATGGACTCCCCGAACCTCTTCGACGGCATCTCCCTCGTCACCGTCACCGTCGCGATCCTCGCTCTCGGCGAAGTGATCTACGTGGCCTGCCTCGAGCGGCACATGAAGGACAAGGCGCTCATCAAGCCGACCGGTCGCCCGTGGCTGAGCAGGCGCGAGCTCAGGGAAGCCGCCCCCGCCTGGCTGCGCGGAACCGCCATCGGGCTGCCGTTCGGCGTCGTCCCCGCCGGCGGCTCGGAGATCCCGACGTTCCTCGCGTACGGCCTCGAGAAGCGTCTCGACAAGCGGCGCAAGAACCCGATGTTCGGCAAGGGCGCCATCCGCGGCCTCGCCGCCCCGGAGGCTGCCGGCAACTCGACGACCGGTATGGCGATGGGCGCGCTCCTGGCTCTGGGCCTGCCGATCTCGGCGACCGCCGCGATCATGCTCGCCGCGTTCCGGCAGTACGGACTCCAGCCGGGGCCGCTGCTGTTCGATCGGGCTCCCGACCTCGTCTGGTCGCTGCTCGCGAGCTTCTTCATCGCGATGGTCGTGCTCCTCATCCTGAACCTGCCGTTCGCGATGGTGTGGGCGAAGCTCCTGCTGATCCCCCGCCCCTACCTGTACGCCGGCATCACGGTCTTCTGCGGACTCGGCATCTACGCGACGTCGGGGTCGACGTTCGACCTCGTCATGCTCCTCGCCATCGGCCTGCTCGGCTTCCTCATGCGGGCGCTCGACTTTCCCCTCGCACCGCTCATCATCGGGATGGTCCTCGGCCCTCTCGCGGAGACGAGCCTCCGGGATGCCGCGATGAGCGCGAACGGCGACTTCTCGGTGCTCGTGCAGGGCCCCATCTCGATCACGCTGTACGCCCTGCTCGCGCTCGTGCTGGTGTTCTCCGTCCGCAGCAAGGTCGTCGCCCGCAAGCGCGAGAAGGCGGCCACGAAAGAGCTCGTGGGCGCCTGA
- a CDS encoding SDR family oxidoreductase: MSRDQYTFTNPVELYSEIEPQKGHQQEPGLDADLAPKADLGEDTYRGTGRLAGRKALITGGDSGIGAATAIAFAREGADVALSYLPEEEEDAQRIAGILREAGATVLTFPGDLKQKDYCVELVSKTVDALGGLDIVVNNGGKQIYNEDLATLDDQQFDDTFTTNVDAMFWITKAALPHLPAGSTIINTTSIQAYSPSETLVDYASTKATINAFTKALAQQLAPKGIRVNAVAPGPIWTPLQVTDGQPPEKLESFGEQTPLGRMGQPAELAPAYVFLASAESSYVLGETLNVNGGMPTP; the protein is encoded by the coding sequence ATGTCACGCGACCAGTACACGTTCACGAACCCGGTGGAGCTCTACTCCGAGATCGAGCCCCAGAAGGGCCACCAGCAGGAGCCCGGCCTCGACGCCGACCTCGCGCCGAAGGCCGACCTCGGCGAAGACACCTACCGCGGCACCGGCCGCCTGGCGGGCCGTAAGGCCCTCATCACCGGCGGCGACTCGGGCATCGGCGCGGCCACGGCCATCGCCTTCGCCCGCGAGGGCGCCGATGTCGCCCTGTCGTACCTGCCCGAAGAGGAAGAGGACGCGCAGCGCATCGCCGGCATCCTCCGCGAGGCCGGCGCGACCGTCCTCACCTTCCCCGGCGACCTGAAGCAGAAGGACTACTGCGTCGAGCTGGTCTCGAAGACCGTCGACGCGCTCGGTGGACTCGACATCGTCGTCAACAACGGCGGAAAGCAGATCTACAACGAGGATCTGGCGACGCTCGACGACCAGCAGTTCGACGACACGTTCACGACGAATGTCGACGCCATGTTCTGGATCACGAAAGCCGCCCTGCCGCACCTGCCCGCCGGATCGACGATCATCAACACGACGTCGATCCAGGCGTACTCGCCGTCGGAGACGCTCGTCGACTACGCCTCGACGAAGGCGACGATCAACGCCTTCACGAAGGCGCTGGCCCAGCAGCTGGCACCGAAGGGGATCCGCGTCAACGCGGTGGCGCCCGGACCGATCTGGACGCCGCTCCAGGTCACCGACGGTCAGCCGCCCGAGAAGCTCGAGTCGTTCGGTGAGCAGACCCCGCTCGGGCGCATGGGCCAGCCCGCGGAACTCGCTCCGGCCTACGTGTTCCTCGCCTCGGCCGAATCGAGCTACGTGCTCGGCGAGACCCTCAACGTCAACGGCGGGATGCCGACTCCCTGA
- a CDS encoding glycoside hydrolase family 15 protein, producing MPPLDDSAPGQDLRSYAPIGDGRTVALIGLRGQIDWMPLPGIDDLPIFGRLLDDDAGGCIEMEPVEEYEVRRRYLPRTNVLVTTFTTSSGKATVTDALVTGVAGRLPWSELARRVDGVEGEVAFRWRVQPGTSLKTAAPWHDRANGRSILRSGLTTIGVTGRDHGPEPAASADGIATGLAGGFTTGAGTRHLLIVVGTHDEPIHFPDPDNVDRGIDRTIEAWRAWSREFSYEGPWATDVQRSALMLKLLIHSPTGAIAAAATTSLPENLAGGKNWDYRLAWVRDLAYTVDALIGFGLREETHAAISWLLRTIRRHGPELHVMYTLDGELDGHVTEYDVPGWRGIGPVVTGNPAREQVQLGVYGDLFAICRAYVEAGNALDVETGRMLSMYADQVCDAWRNPDSGMWELPEERHYVSSKMGCWQALNDAVTLAELGQIPGSSERWAAEATLVREWVDEHGWSESRGAYVMAQGSRDLDASVLLHSLSGFDRGERMSRTIDALTGELGEGPHLYRYTGMRDEEATFVACGFWRAAALVCVGRHDEGIAAMDELVKTGNDVGMFAEMIDPDDGAFLGNLPQALSHLALIRAALTIRELVGDDATGS from the coding sequence ATGCCTCCCCTCGACGACTCCGCACCCGGTCAGGACCTGCGCAGCTACGCGCCGATCGGCGACGGGCGGACGGTCGCCCTCATCGGGTTGCGCGGCCAGATCGACTGGATGCCGCTCCCCGGCATCGACGACCTGCCGATCTTCGGGCGACTGCTCGACGACGACGCGGGCGGGTGCATCGAGATGGAGCCGGTCGAGGAGTACGAGGTGCGCCGCCGGTATCTGCCGCGCACGAACGTGCTCGTCACGACCTTCACGACCTCGTCGGGGAAGGCGACGGTCACCGACGCGCTCGTCACGGGCGTCGCGGGGCGATTGCCGTGGTCGGAACTCGCGCGCCGCGTCGACGGTGTCGAGGGCGAGGTCGCCTTCCGGTGGCGGGTGCAGCCGGGCACGTCGCTGAAGACCGCGGCGCCGTGGCACGACCGGGCGAACGGTCGCAGCATCCTGCGCTCAGGACTGACGACGATCGGTGTCACCGGCCGCGACCATGGTCCGGAGCCGGCAGCGTCGGCCGACGGGATCGCGACAGGACTCGCGGGCGGTTTCACGACGGGCGCGGGGACTCGGCACCTGCTGATCGTCGTCGGCACGCACGACGAGCCGATCCACTTCCCCGATCCCGACAACGTCGACCGCGGCATCGACCGCACGATCGAGGCCTGGCGCGCGTGGTCGCGGGAGTTCTCGTACGAGGGCCCCTGGGCGACGGATGTGCAGCGGAGCGCGCTGATGCTGAAGCTCCTGATCCACAGCCCCACCGGCGCTATCGCGGCCGCCGCGACGACGTCGCTGCCCGAGAACCTCGCCGGTGGCAAGAACTGGGACTATCGACTCGCCTGGGTGCGTGACCTGGCCTACACCGTCGACGCGCTCATCGGCTTCGGTCTGCGTGAAGAGACCCACGCCGCCATCTCGTGGCTGCTGCGGACGATCCGCCGTCACGGTCCGGAGCTCCACGTCATGTACACCCTCGACGGGGAGCTCGACGGGCACGTCACGGAGTACGACGTGCCCGGCTGGCGGGGCATCGGTCCGGTCGTGACCGGCAACCCCGCGCGCGAGCAGGTGCAGCTCGGCGTGTACGGCGATCTGTTCGCCATCTGCCGCGCCTACGTCGAGGCGGGCAACGCTCTCGACGTCGAGACCGGACGGATGCTGTCGATGTATGCCGACCAGGTGTGCGACGCGTGGCGGAACCCCGATTCGGGCATGTGGGAGCTCCCCGAGGAGCGGCACTACGTGTCGTCGAAGATGGGATGCTGGCAGGCCCTCAACGACGCCGTCACCCTCGCGGAGCTGGGGCAGATCCCCGGCAGCAGCGAGCGCTGGGCGGCCGAGGCGACACTCGTCCGCGAGTGGGTCGATGAGCATGGCTGGTCGGAGTCCCGCGGCGCGTACGTCATGGCGCAGGGCAGCCGCGACCTCGACGCATCCGTTCTGCTGCACTCGCTGAGCGGGTTCGACCGCGGCGAGCGGATGTCGCGCACGATCGATGCGCTCACGGGAGAACTCGGCGAAGGGCCGCACCTGTACCGCTACACCGGCATGCGCGACGAGGAGGCGACGTTCGTCGCGTGCGGCTTCTGGCGGGCAGCCGCGCTCGTCTGCGTCGGACGTCACGACGAGGGCATCGCCGCGATGGACGAGCTGGTGAAGACCGGCAACGACGTCGGGATGTTCGCCGAGATGATCGACCCCGACGACGGGGCGTTCCTCGGCAACCTCCCGCAAGCGCTCAGCCACCTGGCGCTGATCCGCGCCGCCCTCACGATCCGGGAGCTCGTGGGCGACGACGCCACCGGCTCCTGA
- a CDS encoding M1 family metallopeptidase: protein MIVDPYTPVSGDSSYAAVHYDLDLDYKLAGNRLTATATIDIRAREEIRSAAFDLVGLRVSRVKVAGDTRASFRQTDRKVRVTFSTPLAAGDTARIAITYAGAPQPRRTRWGLLGWEELEDGLIVASQPTGAPTWFPCNDLPCEKSTYALRVATDPGYAVVTGATGTRARAGRRDAWSFTIDTPTPSYLLTLQIGPYRETAVDLAGVPGRLFHPAGLENRAAADFSLLGDMMSAFAESFGPYPFPQYTIVVTQDELEIPLEAQGMGIFGSNHIDGAGSLERLVAHELAHQWFGNSVGVEGWQHIWLNEGFACYAEWVWSEASGKATAHGLALAHHARLAALPQDLRVSDPGPDLMFDDRVYTRGALALHALRLTVGDDPFFSLLREWTTRHRFGVVTTADFTALAEEQTGAALGPLFTAWLDDTALPDLPKGGKRGARPASITERVGLIDAVFRRDRSRG from the coding sequence ATGATCGTCGACCCGTACACACCGGTCAGCGGCGACAGCTCCTATGCCGCGGTGCACTACGACCTCGATCTCGATTACAAGCTCGCCGGCAATCGTCTGACGGCGACGGCGACCATCGACATCCGTGCGCGCGAGGAGATCCGCTCCGCCGCGTTCGACCTCGTCGGACTGCGCGTCAGCCGCGTGAAGGTGGCGGGCGATACGCGCGCGTCGTTCCGGCAGACGGATCGCAAGGTGCGCGTGACGTTCTCGACCCCGCTGGCAGCGGGCGACACGGCACGCATCGCGATCACCTACGCGGGAGCACCGCAGCCGCGTCGGACCCGCTGGGGTCTCCTCGGCTGGGAGGAGCTCGAGGACGGCCTCATCGTGGCCTCGCAGCCGACCGGAGCGCCCACCTGGTTCCCCTGCAACGACCTGCCGTGCGAGAAGTCGACGTACGCGCTCCGGGTCGCGACAGACCCCGGGTACGCAGTGGTCACGGGTGCGACCGGCACCCGCGCGCGAGCCGGGCGGCGCGACGCCTGGTCGTTCACGATCGACACCCCGACGCCCTCGTATCTCCTGACGCTCCAGATCGGGCCCTATCGAGAGACCGCGGTCGACCTCGCCGGGGTCCCCGGCCGGCTCTTCCACCCGGCGGGCCTCGAGAACCGCGCCGCGGCCGACTTCTCCCTGCTCGGCGACATGATGAGCGCGTTCGCGGAGTCGTTCGGCCCCTACCCCTTCCCGCAGTACACGATCGTCGTCACGCAGGACGAGCTCGAGATCCCGCTCGAGGCGCAGGGCATGGGCATCTTCGGGTCGAACCACATCGACGGCGCCGGGTCGCTCGAACGTCTCGTCGCCCACGAGCTCGCCCACCAGTGGTTCGGCAACAGCGTCGGGGTCGAGGGCTGGCAGCACATCTGGCTCAACGAGGGCTTCGCCTGCTACGCCGAGTGGGTCTGGTCGGAAGCGTCGGGCAAGGCGACCGCCCACGGGCTCGCCCTCGCCCACCACGCCCGGCTCGCAGCGCTCCCGCAGGACCTCCGCGTGTCCGACCCGGGTCCCGACCTCATGTTCGACGACCGCGTCTACACCCGCGGCGCACTGGCCCTACACGCGCTGCGGCTGACCGTGGGCGACGACCCGTTCTTCTCGCTCCTGCGCGAATGGACGACCCGGCACCGGTTCGGGGTCGTCACGACCGCAGACTTCACCGCGCTCGCCGAGGAGCAGACGGGCGCCGCTCTCGGCCCGCTGTTCACGGCGTGGCTCGACGACACTGCTCTGCCGGACCTCCCGAAGGGCGGAAAGCGGGGGGCGCGTCCCGCGTCCATCACCGAGCGGGTCGGGCTGATCGACGCCGTGTTCAGGCGGGATCGATCGCGAGGCTGA
- a CDS encoding glycosyltransferase, giving the protein MSRPRILSLYEGLFAGGARVLHTNVVTGLHLDGSHDHAVLSIASQARREGAMQPMTDDPRYRWLREAGIDVSDLGREASAVAPDPESFTPAELEVAAAAVAQADVILTLKEQPLGLLLALDAHGLLPDVPIAACLHRSDPTHSGAAMRWLGELAASGRLTSTISCAESTSDAYARFTPPSVQRLVIPNGIDLARYRPKPNERMPLRTRLGIAPTAPVVLFAARFDAMKDPGLFLRAVRAHAAKDSRAQYLMCGAGMTDDNAALTAAIAEAGAPAERIHRLGIRDDMPRVYRAADIVALTSAFGEASPLCLIEGAASGATPVTTAVGDSAHVVAGIGLVTPHDAEAIAGAWAKVIARRPDYRAAALAARPRMGADRMLDEYRGAIDGLAERVEAAA; this is encoded by the coding sequence ATGAGTCGTCCTCGCATCCTCTCGCTCTACGAAGGTCTGTTCGCCGGCGGTGCCCGGGTGCTCCACACGAACGTCGTGACCGGACTGCATCTCGACGGTTCGCACGACCATGCGGTGCTGTCGATCGCCTCGCAGGCCCGTCGCGAGGGCGCGATGCAGCCCATGACGGACGACCCGAGGTACCGCTGGCTGCGCGAGGCCGGCATCGACGTCTCGGATCTCGGCCGAGAGGCGAGCGCCGTCGCCCCCGATCCCGAGAGCTTCACGCCCGCAGAGCTCGAGGTCGCAGCCGCCGCCGTCGCGCAGGCCGACGTGATCCTCACGCTCAAGGAGCAGCCCCTCGGGCTCCTGCTCGCCCTCGATGCCCACGGGCTGCTGCCGGACGTACCCATCGCGGCGTGCCTGCACCGCTCCGACCCGACCCACTCGGGCGCAGCCATGCGCTGGTTGGGGGAGCTGGCGGCATCCGGTCGTCTCACCTCGACCATCTCGTGCGCCGAGTCGACGAGCGACGCGTACGCGCGGTTCACCCCGCCGTCCGTGCAGCGCCTCGTGATCCCGAACGGGATCGACCTCGCGCGTTACCGTCCGAAGCCGAACGAGCGGATGCCGCTGCGCACCCGCCTCGGCATCGCGCCGACCGCTCCTGTCGTCCTCTTCGCGGCGCGCTTCGACGCGATGAAGGACCCGGGGCTGTTCCTCCGCGCGGTCCGGGCGCACGCGGCGAAGGACAGCCGTGCGCAGTACCTCATGTGCGGAGCGGGAATGACCGACGACAACGCGGCGCTGACGGCGGCGATCGCCGAGGCGGGCGCCCCTGCCGAGCGCATCCACCGCCTGGGTATTCGCGACGACATGCCGCGCGTCTACCGCGCGGCCGACATCGTCGCGCTGACGAGCGCGTTCGGCGAGGCGTCGCCCCTCTGCCTCATCGAGGGCGCCGCGAGCGGGGCGACCCCGGTCACGACCGCCGTGGGGGATTCGGCGCACGTCGTGGCGGGGATCGGGCTGGTCACCCCTCACGACGCGGAGGCCATCGCGGGGGCATGGGCGAAGGTCATCGCCCGCCGTCCGGACTATCGGGCCGCAGCGCTGGCCGCCCGGCCGCGGATGGGCGCGGACCGCATGCTCGATGAGTACCGGGGAGCGATCGACGGTCTCGCGGAGCGGGTCGAAGCGGCCGCCTGA